The DNA region GGGTTACGTTCCGGCGTCGTTCCGCGATCCAGCGCCCCAGATGGAGGCTCTGGCCGTCCTCCTCATGCAGGTAACCGTAGGGGACGTCGAAGTGTTCGTGGCGGCGCCAGAACATGTAGGCAGCATGCAGGCCCTTGCTGAAGGCACGTTGCGACGCCCCGCGGGGACGGCGCAGCAGATAGGCGAGGGGGTGGCGTTGGCGGGAGTGGTTAGTGGCTTCTTCCTCGGTCGGCGGCAGGTCAGGGACCAAGCTGCGGTTGAGCACGGCCAGTGGCTCCGTGGACAGCGTCAGGACGCATACGTTGCACTCCTTGATGCCTGGGACACCGCGGTGAAGGAATTCCAAGAGGAGATCGACCAGGGAGAGTACTTCGACGAAATAGCGGCGCATGAGGAAGCTCGGATGGGCGACAGCTTCTGGGAGGACCACGAAGAGAGTACGGCGGCCCATGTGGATCGGATCTCTGAAGGTGTGCAGCGTCCCCTGGAGCGGGTGCTGCTTCTCGTCCCGGAGCTTGTGGACAAGGCGTGCATCAACCTTGCCGAGGCGCTGGAGGCCCTGGGATCTTCGGTGCGCTCGAAATCCGGAACCTCGGGCTGGCCCAACTACGACATATATCGCGACATGTACAGGAATGCAGGGAAAGCTCGCAGTGCCTTCCTGGACGCGTCACGCGAATCCATGCGCGCGGCACCACGCCCCGGCCGCTGACCCATCGGACGGCCACGGAGGAGACGGACAGATCCACTCTGCCGCACACTCAATTCGACCTTTCACCGGCTCGCCGTGATCAGCGGTCCGTTCGCCACCTTCACCGGGATCGGACACCCGCCCACACCACACCACTGACCAGCACGAACACCCCACCCTCGTAGCGATCAGCAGCAAACCGACCACCACGCCCCGCAAGAACGACAGTCCTTCATCGGCATCCGCTGTCAGAACCCAGCACCCCGCATCATCGGCCAGGAAACACCACCGAGCCACTGACAAAACGATGACGAACACCCACCGACAAAACGACACCGATCACCACGGTGAAGGTGCTGGGCGAGGGGGTCGATACGGCGAATTGTGATTCCGTCGCATTCTGCGATGCGCGGGGGTCGATGATCGATATCGTGCAAATGGTCGGTCGGGCTCTGAGAATGAAGCCGGGGGAAGGGAAAATTGCTTCTCTGATTGTTCCGGTATTCCTCGCTCCGGGTGAAATACCGGGCGAAATGCTGACCTCGGACGCCTACGGAACCCTCGCGAAGGTCCTCGGGGCGCTGCGGGCGCACGACACCGAAACGATCGAACACCTCGCGGATCCCCGTATCCGGGCGGGAGTTGGCACCCGGAGGGAGCCGAGGAAGGCGAAGCGGAGGCTGAGCGGGAAGAGCCGGAGGGTGAGCGGGGGCCGAGCGTGCCCGCGCGGGAGCTGCTGAAGTTCAGCACACCCAGGGATCCGGCACTGCTGGCCCAGTTCGTGAAGCTGCGGGTCATCGAACCCGAGAACACGTTTTGGCGGCGCGGTATCCAGGCGTGCGTACGGTACGTGAAGGAGACCGGGGCAGCGCAGTTGCGGGTGCCGTACGACTACATCACCCCCGATACCTGGGTGCCGGCCGGGTTCCCGCTGGGGACCTGGCTCGCCGACCAGCGGAAAACCCACAAGGCAGGGTGCCTGGATGCGGGGCGGGTGAAACAGCTCGACGGGCTGGGCATGGTGTGGTCCCACCAGGACGTCGCGTTCGAAGAAGGCCTCACAGCCGCCCGCGCCTGGGCCACGGCGCACGGACACCTGCTGCCACCCACGACCGCGGCATGGGACGGATACCCGGTCGGGACCTGGGTCAAGAACCAGCGATACGCCGCCCGGGCAGCAGATCAGAACGCGCAACGTCGGCAGGCCGGCCTCCCCGTCGAAAACAGTGCGGGTGCCTTGACCGAAGCGCGGCGAGCAGCGCTGGAAGAGATCGATCCGGGGTGGTGCCCGGTATGGGACACGGGATGGCAACGCTGTTTCCGGCTCATCCAGAACCTCCTCCAGAACGGCGGGGCCCTGCCGGTGGCAGTCGGCAAAGTGATCGTGCAAGGAGAAGACCTCGGAAGGTGGGTCACCGCGCAGCGGCTCGGGTGGGAACAGCTCCTTCCCGCACAGCAGTGGCTGCTGGAGAACGTCCTCGGGATCGAACCCGCCGAGGAAGCAGAACGGCCGGTGAAACGGACGCAGGACGATATGTGGGCCCTCAACCTGCGTGCGGCACAGCAGTTCCATGGCCGTGAGGGGCATCTGAGGGTGCCTCGGAAGCACGTCGAATACCTGGAGGGCGTGGCGGAGGGCACGGCAGGCCCGTCGGGCCATCAGGCAGGCGCTGACGGGGTCGTGGTGGTCAAGCTCGGCACATGGCTCGACAACGTCCGCAAACGCGCCACGAAGCTCACCGAACAACGCCGCGCCGACCTCGACGCGCTTGGCATGCGCTGGTAAAGCGGGCGGTAGTCGGGTGGAGGCTATGTGCCTGATCCGAGGCGGCTGAAGGCCCAGCGGAGGACTTCTTGGTCGACGCGGGGGCGGCCGGTGCGGTTCAGGGCGGAGAGGGTGTGGGCGGTGAGGCGGGCCCAGTTGCGGAAGTTGCCGTGGGCGGCGCGGCTGTCGGCGTAGGTGATGTCTTTGGGGTCGGCGTCGGCCCAGATCGGGTGGTAGAGCGGGATGGTCTCGAGGACTTCGTCGGTGGTGAGGCGGGTGAAGCGCTGCCAGATGAAGATGCGGGAGGACAGCATCGGTTCTTTGCGGAGGGTGGCGTGGCAGCCTTCGCCGCCGACGAAGATGACGGCGAGCTGGGTGTAGGGGTCGTCCCAGAGGTAGCGGATGTACTCAAGTTGCTCGCTGGAGAGCCACTGTGCCTCGTCCAGGACGAGGGTACGCGGGTGGGCGGCGAGCGTTGCCTTGAGCGCTCGGCGGCCGACAGCGCGGCCCAGATCGGGGAGTCCATGTCCGTATTCAAGCCGCCCCGACTTTGCGCACCCGATCCGGGTCACCGTTGCCGCGAATGAATCCTGCTCATGCCGGGCCTGGTGCCGGTAGAGTTCGAAGGTGATCATTCCCCCTGTCCACCCGCGACCGGCCCTCAGGGCGACTACGAGCCATCCGGGCCGCTGACATGGCGCCCTTTGTGTACCGCATTACTCCGTACGACCCTGCTGACCTCGACGCGGCGGCCGGCAGAGACAGCACCTTCATCGCGTATGACTCGAGAGAACGCGTCGCTGCTGCCTGCATGGCGGCCGTGGCCGGGTTCGCGCTCGATGCCGCCGTCGAGCAGGTGACGATCGACAATCCCATGGCCGAGGGGTTCTTCTCCTTCTCCGTCCTCGCGGGAAGAGGGGGGCATGGGCTGAGCGGGCTCTTCCCCTATGACAGCGTCGGGTTCCACGACGGCGCGCGCGTCCCGCTCACCACCGGTCTCGGGTTGCTGCGGGCGATGGTGCTGCGCGAGGGCGCCTGGTGCCGGCTGCAGGCGGACAATGGATTCTTCGTCCATGTCGGCGACCGGGACGACATATACGTCGGCGGCGGCCGGGACCAAGAGAACGCCGTGTCCCGCACCCGCATTCTTGGGCTGTTCGCCGACCGGGTCGCGAGCTCACCCTACGACCCGGCCCTCGACGAGACCGACGCCTCGCGGGCCGCCGACGAGGAGTTCTGGTCTGAGGTCGGCGCACTGGTCGCGGACCGCGGCGGGGTCCTGCTGGAGGAGCGTCCGTCCGGCAACGCCTACCGCTGGCACCGCCTGACGGCCGCTCACGAGGTCGAGGCTGTGCATGAGCGTCTGACCCCACGGGCGCGGCTGGCGGTATGGCCGGACCTCACCGACGACGTCGAGGCGATCCGCGCCGCCGTCGTGCGCGGGGAACGCCTTCACCTGCTCGTACGGCAGCATCCGGGCGGGGGGTTCCACAGGGCGTGTGTCGCCGAACCAGGCATGGGACGTGCAGACGGGCCGAATCCCCAGATCACGGCGGGCCCGGGCCACCGCGTTGCGTTGGTTCCGCTGGAACGAGCTGATCGCCATCCTCTTCTCGCGGCAGTGCTGCCCGACGGGGACGGTGTCCTTCGGGCACGCTGGCGCACCAATCGCAGCCGGGCCGAGGAGCGGCGGACGTTCCTTGGCTCGCTGCGAGTGGGCGAGGCTGTCACCGGCGTTGTCGCGACGGGTCTCAATGACATCGGGGTGTACGTGCACCTCGATGACGATCTGGGCCGTTTCCTCGGCTTTCTCCGTGTTCCCGAGATGTCCTGGACCCGTTTCGACTCGGCGGACGACATTGCCCCGATCGGTCGGGAAGTCCGCGCCGAGATCATCAGCATCGACTTCGCGCAGGAGCAAGTGAGCCTGTCCATGAAGGCGCTGCAGCCCGATCCCTGGCAGCACTATGCCGACACCCACAAGGGCGGGGACACGGTCTCGGGGACGGTGACCAAGCTGGTGCCGTTCGGCGCGTTTGTCCAGGTGGAAGAGGGCGTCGAGGGCCTCGTCCACCTTACCGAGTTGGTCGATCACGACGTCGAGTACCCGCAGGAGGTGCTCGCGGTCGGCGACCAGGTCCGTGTCGCCATCCTTGACGTGGACCGCCAGCGTCGCCGCATCAGCCTTTCGCTCAAACGCGCCCAACCGGAATGAGGGCAGCGGTGCTGCATGAGCCCTCAACGATCACGCCCAGGTGTGCTTCGCCTCCACTGCGCTGACCCGCAGCGCGCGGCCGGCCAGCGCCGCCTCTGCGGGGATGACCGTGACGAACCGGTCGCGACTGTGTATCCAGGACTCCACCGTCGCTCTGTCGCTGTCGGTGAGCGAGCCGAGGTCCGTTTCGCACTTGGTGATCAGCTCATCGACCTGGATGATCTCCTGGCGCAGGAGCTCCATGTTCGCCCGGGTCAAGGCTGTGGGGGTGAGCACGGTGCCGTAGGCAGTCTCCAGCAGCGCGAGCTGGAAGACCCGCGAGCGGTCGAAGTCGTTCCCGTGCTCGTCGACCAGAACGATGAGCGCAACCATCCACACGTTCAGCCAGTAGCCGACCGAGCTGGAGTCGTACGGCCGCTCCGAGCTGGTTGGCGCGAGAGAGCCGGGTGGTGGGGAACAGCACCATCCGCAGTGACAGCGGGCGGCCGTTGCCGTGCCCGCCGACAGCATCGGCCGCGAGCCGACGGCCGCGGAGCTGGACGCGGTCGAACGGGAGCCCTCCGATTCGGGCGGAACCGGCAGTAGCCTGCCGGTTCCGCGTGCAAATGGTCGGGCGTTCCCTGCGGACGCGTCCAGGGCGCGGGAAACTCGCCACCTTGATCGTGCCGGTATTCCTCGGGCCGGGCGAAAGCCAGGGCTTCGGCGTAGTCGGCGGGCGCCCGTTTTGTGATCACGCGAGGCCGAGGAGTGCGAGGGGTCGGCGGGCGTCGCGTGCGTTGCGGCGGAGGCCGGCGGCGATGTTCTTGACGCCACTCAGCCGGAGAGCGCCGACGGCGAGGTTGCGCCATGTCGCCATCGCGCGGGGTGCGTTGCCGGTCCGAAGCTGGGAGGCGTCCTCGGCGAAGGCGGTGTCGCGGACGTGGTGCAGGGCCTCGATCTTCCAGTGGTCGCGGATCAGTCTCGCGAGTTGGACGGGGGTGGCCTGCTCGGCGGTCAGGCTGGTGACCGCGTAGACGGTCGTGATGGTGGTCTTGCCGGTCTTGCGGTCGGTGCGGCGGCGCTTGATCTGGACGGCCTGGCGGGCGCCGGGGAAGAGCAAGTTGTTCACGGTGGCTACCTTGATCCGGCGGATCTCCGCGCGGCCGTGGCCGGCGCCCCGGGTGCGGCCCTGGAACGGGATGTCCTTCCAGGGAAGGGACTTCAGCTGCTTGCGCAGCTTCTTCTGGTTGCCCTTGACGATCGCGATGTAATGGGCCCCGCGGCCCAGGAGGAGGTAGGCGGCGTGCTCGCGTTGCGTATGGAGCGCGTCGCTGGTGACCGCGGTTGCGGCCAGGTCGGCGACGGTGTCGAGCAGCGGCTGGAAGCGGGTGACCTCAGCGGTCTTCTCGCCGACGTCGAGCTGGGCCAGGACCAGCCGGGTGGTGTGCTCCACCGCGGCGAGCAGGTGGATCCTCCGCCCCTGGGCCTTCGCCGCGCCGCGCAGGGACTTGCCGTCCACGGACAGTCCGCTCAGCCCGGTGCTCTCGGGTCGGCGGTCGGTGAGCCATCCGCCCACCGCCCGGTCCAGGGCATCACCGTCGATGCGGGCGAGCAGTCGGCGGACCGTCGCCTCCGAGGGCACCAGCCTCCGGGGCAGTACTGGATCGGGGCGCACGCCGAGTCGCTCCAGCACGTGCGGCGGCGCGTCCGCGATCCACTCGCCGACCGCCAGCAGCGAGGTCGCGCCGGTCAGCACCGCGCACGCGGTTAGCGTGAGCACGACGGCCAGGGCATGGCGCACGCCGCGCGGATCGCGTGGATCCGGCACCTGAGCCAGCCGCTCCAGCAGGCCGGGCACCTCCCCGGGCCCGACGTCGGACTGCTCGCGGAGCCTGTCAAGGGCAGGCGGAATCAGGGATGAAGCGTCGGCAGGCACGGTCTTCCAGGCAGGTCACGGGGCGTAGAACACTCCGTGATCACGGGAACCTTCCCTGTATCGTCCCCCGGTCACATCAACGCCGCAGCCCCGCCTGCCACCCAGGTCTGCCAGACATGACGGGTGTTCGGCAGGTCAGGGCGGTCAAGGAGCCAGAGCACATACCCGGCATGGCACCGGGCCCACGAACTGTCCGAATCGACTGCACGATCGAGCCTGCCCCGTAGGTCAGCGCTGTCGACAGCCCGGGCAACCCGCACGTACTCGCGATCCTTGCAGCGATACGCCCGGTGGACGACGATCTCGACCAGGTCGGTGAGCTTCGCCTTGATCGCCTCCTCCTGGCGAGCACGGGCCACCTCTCGGATCAGGCTCTCCTTCGTACCCCACGCCTTCGCATGCCGCGTCCACTCCCGCGGGTACCTCGCCTCCCACTCCAGGAAGAGCAACACATAGAGCAGCCCCGGCCACGTCGCCAGAT from Streptomyces sp. NBC_01591 includes:
- a CDS encoding helicase associated domain-containing protein, whose product is MGRRTLFVVLPEAVAHPSFLMRRYFVEVLSLVDLLLEFLHRGVPGIKECNVCVLTLSTEPLAVLNRSLVPDLPPTEEEATNHSRQRHPLAYLLRRPRGASQRAFSKGLHAAYMFWRRHEHFDVPYGYLHEEDGQSLHLGRWIAERRRNVTQLRAEQIAALEALDMRWIPRPSHTGA
- a CDS encoding helicase associated domain-containing protein; amino-acid sequence: MPARELLKFSTPRDPALLAQFVKLRVIEPENTFWRRGIQACVRYVKETGAAQLRVPYDYITPDTWVPAGFPLGTWLADQRKTHKAGCLDAGRVKQLDGLGMVWSHQDVAFEEGLTAARAWATAHGHLLPPTTAAWDGYPVGTWVKNQRYAARAADQNAQRRQAGLPVENSAGALTEARRAALEEIDPGWCPVWDTGWQRCFRLIQNLLQNGGALPVAVGKVIVQGEDLGRWVTAQRLGWEQLLPAQQWLLENVLGIEPAEEAERPVKRTQDDMWALNLRAAQQFHGREGHLRVPRKHVEYLEGVAEGTAGPSGHQAGADGVVVVKLGTWLDNVRKRATKLTEQRRADLDALGMRW
- a CDS encoding ATP-binding protein, translating into MITFELYRHQARHEQDSFAATVTRIGCAKSGRLEYGHGLPDLGRAVGRRALKATLAAHPRTLVLDEAQWLSSEQLEYIRYLWDDPYTQLAVIFVGGEGCHATLRKEPMLSSRIFIWQRFTRLTTDEVLETIPLYHPIWADADPKDITYADSRAAHGNFRNWARLTAHTLSALNRTGRPRVDQEVLRWAFSRLGSGT
- a CDS encoding S1 RNA-binding domain-containing protein; its protein translation is MAPFVYRITPYDPADLDAAAGRDSTFIAYDSRERVAAACMAAVAGFALDAAVEQVTIDNPMAEGFFSFSVLAGRGGHGLSGLFPYDSVGFHDGARVPLTTGLGLLRAMVLREGAWCRLQADNGFFVHVGDRDDIYVGGGRDQENAVSRTRILGLFADRVASSPYDPALDETDASRAADEEFWSEVGALVADRGGVLLEERPSGNAYRWHRLTAAHEVEAVHERLTPRARLAVWPDLTDDVEAIRAAVVRGERLHLLVRQHPGGGFHRACVAEPGMGRADGPNPQITAGPGHRVALVPLERADRHPLLAAVLPDGDGVLRARWRTNRSRAEERRTFLGSLRVGEAVTGVVATGLNDIGVYVHLDDDLGRFLGFLRVPEMSWTRFDSADDIAPIGREVRAEIISIDFAQEQVSLSMKALQPDPWQHYADTHKGGDTVSGTVTKLVPFGAFVQVEEGVEGLVHLTELVDHDVEYPQEVLAVGDQVRVAILDVDRQRRRISLSLKRAQPE
- a CDS encoding ISAs1 family transposase: MPADASSLIPPALDRLREQSDVGPGEVPGLLERLAQVPDPRDPRGVRHALAVVLTLTACAVLTGATSLLAVGEWIADAPPHVLERLGVRPDPVLPRRLVPSEATVRRLLARIDGDALDRAVGGWLTDRRPESTGLSGLSVDGKSLRGAAKAQGRRIHLLAAVEHTTRLVLAQLDVGEKTAEVTRFQPLLDTVADLAATAVTSDALHTQREHAAYLLLGRGAHYIAIVKGNQKKLRKQLKSLPWKDIPFQGRTRGAGHGRAEIRRIKVATVNNLLFPGARQAVQIKRRRTDRKTGKTTITTVYAVTSLTAEQATPVQLARLIRDHWKIEALHHVRDTAFAEDASQLRTGNAPRAMATWRNLAVGALRLSGVKNIAAGLRRNARDARRPLALLGLA